The following are encoded together in the Plasmodium malariae genome assembly, chromosome: 1 genome:
- the PmUG01_01022000 gene encoding conserved Plasmodium protein, unknown function has protein sequence MNDVLKCKKRIREGSNVNNTPCWTSYHEVDNYVKRDDYIMRKREKIRNICKKINNFRNKICNSSEYFKFVEILFNKAGKKCVPKKKNKNKINKSPQNNEKKKWCISSNDIFFNGYISHVEIFDSKKFHLFFDKYFYINNEKEKEKKESTNPSYEDVLERNKRNTSSCTNSSTIERINIMQTSKSKEEYKKSYRKKNGKGVNNTEDVTSKKKEEYTFKKTEKTNDTFFDTCYNEELSCIDNVGSTEVFTTSDNRRIRRREKTQISSCDNGSNSPFMKRRKVIKYENNMNTMLVSSDNFKNCICKLSKGIDNKIVNSKQYYTNSHEEVRPGKSDRLNNTYYIRKRIIIFKIENILFDSVHTEQEQLLYRVDKSVEYAFKDSRDNKEQELHPKQQSHHQNNKEVAKKQIYSYDNTKERLQSPNITQNSGELNKSSHYKNAANGNIDEFKKNVLFFYNMFLKLSLHINTLFSTCIELLKYDFSDLSYKSKALSHDSKMLITLINTYQKQEKLVINYSKYILYIAKRCILRNNSTKKGIMMGDRGSRIITVGELLTIRKLIRILLKWKNMDVNISVKFTRYEMRNKKNVYKIEIVNHRLIKYNFVLRKIYFCKYNNKIIIYLRRLLSLLHHSYSDDTRTNTGAALIKEYSVCNENESGLKERNVSNEELKNMRPSHNALSSVSTFTGFNVKNCLKEHEESANIKEVENLKEKGESQSISGMSRSSIGRNGSNSRSSNEDDINNNVSSSNNRNSNDGNGNVNAAGFSSLNYEQELNINQLQIIIYLNNILTKEVNYSDMLRMQSKLQEEQINEVFLEIKNIYNFLVPKDDLAQKEAHNIVQHKKNHLAEHDTSNAHRKHSKFVHFKKQLLKASFHDNMHLVDEEPHSVKQYKCAATPQSAEFFSINLNLIHGSSRSTSSCGICSGNSTLECHGACVDGMKNEQGVNDLSICCRDNEENTDERETFEEEIDYLFIKKEKKKLKHKMKQKLKQKMKHKMKHKMKQKMKQKIKKKIKKKNNVCILKNMIKSILIYLVKYHGNSCKECITKRVEVEERREEEHLSEVPQGRNNNIKDESEITKRENSTLYDFLEREKKIIDELRKEIKKKNNVINEININLEREKEKNQEMHLLVEKEKIINDVIMKELQNEQKIRNELNQQLRREKEEKSNIRIELIKEIETNKKVSNELYGSKRMNNELDEQLESVRKMNNDGSSELQGEKEVNGRLKIELEEEKEVNGRLKIELEEEKEVNGRLKIELEEEKEMSGRLNTELEEEKEMSGRLNTELEEEKEMSGRLKTELEEEKEMSGRLKTELEEEKEMSGRLKTELEEEKEVNGRLKIELEEEKEVNGRLKIELEEEKEVNGRLMIELDEEKEMSGRLKTELEEEKVVSGNLRIKLDREKEAFVDVSLALDKEKKKYIDMCKELEEKEEMNNELSTELLNAKKASAESNIELERRVYTEMEEELAKEREVSAHLRVEKQAEKEAKDRLNEELQAVKKFSTDLNVELQVEKNKTKEQNVKIKEQESLIEKMMEKLQHKQNRLNHMKINEEEKETKDGAKIKDASEQSQMEEKKVRIVNMTMQNSNEKHMSSVKKGCSSNGDNEEEHSEEYDKLYYSYIETVIKKEDLEKEYEYMMKHLDGKMNTFDKNVEYFDEKIIHYKNVCNNYEQRFIYISKYINTFEKIISDIEKIEYIKKDIILQNKINKIKIILKEININDPIEIVGTDNLLFDQILDEKNKLLEKYENEDKEKVKEKDTHMNDLNDELKKYMDELSFKTVNDLFSFHLCVLDELNLMKKYYNQLVEENVMKNREYENNFLKLNKSLENKEKEIITSRENCKSLLLEVNNLKYILNELFACEVSKKGVEVDAIKEEATKKEVGTIRDMATAKETAATMEISTMNITTDGDEVDIFLKTNERTSLVSNVISEYSNNTKMGRRSTRIKSENKNEIVDQKKRERLGEKISEKSDEKISEKSGEKISEKSGEKISEKSGEKISEKSGEKISEKSGEKISEKSAKR, from the coding sequence atgaatgatgttttaaaatgtaaaaagagAATTCGAGAGGGGAGTAATGTGAACAATACACCATGTTGGACATCATATCATGAGGTGGACAATTATGTCAAGCGGGATGATTATATTAtgagaaaaagagaaaaaataagaaatatttgcaaaaaaataaataatttcagaaataaaatatgtaactcaagtgaatattttaaattcgTTGAGATATTATTTAACAAAGCTGGAAAAAAGTGtgttccaaaaaaaaaaaataaaaataaaataaataaatcccctcaaaataatgaaaaaaaaaaatggtgcATATCAtcaaatgatatattttttaatgggTATATAAGTCATGTAGAAATTTTTGATAGCAAAAagtttcatttattttttgataaatatttctatataaataatgagaaagagaaggagaaaaaagaaagtacTAATCCAAGTTACGAGGATGTTTTAGAAAGGAACAAGCGGAATACTTCTTCATGCACGAACAGTAGCACAATAGAAAGAATAAACATAATGCAAACATCTAAATCTAAGGAGGAATACAAAAAAtcatatagaaaaaaaaatggaaagggTGTTAATAATACAGAGGATGTGACAAGTAAGAAGAAGGAAgaatatacttttaaaaaaacagaaaaaacgAATGACACATTTTTTGATACTTGCTATAATGAAGAGTTATCCTGTATAGACAATGTAGGAAGTACAGAAGTATTTACTACATCTGATAATAGAAGAATAAGGAGAAGAGAAAAAACGCAGATAAGTAGTTGTGATAATGGTAGCAACAGTCCCTTTATGAAGAGAAGAAAAGTAATCAAATACGAAAACAACATGAATACAATGCTAGTATCATCAGataactttaaaaattgtatatgcAAATTGTCAAAAGGAATAGACAACAAAATTGTGAATAGCAAAcaatattatacaaatagTCATGAAGAAGTGAGACCAGGAAAAAGTGATAGACTTAACAATACGTATTATATCAGAAAAAGGattatcatatttaaaatagaaaatatattgttcGATAGTGTTCATACTGAACAGGAGCAATTGTTGTATCGAGTCGATAAATCAGTCGAATATGCATTCAAAGATAGTAGGGATAATAAGGAGCAGGAGCTGCATCCAAAGCAGCAGTCGCATCATCAGAATAATAAAGAAGTagcaaaaaaacaaatatacagTTATGATAACACGAAGGAAAGATTGCAGTCACCAAACATTACACAAAACAGTggtgaattaaataaaagtagtcattataaaaatgcagcaaatggaaatatagatgagtttaaaaaaaatgtgctatttttttataacatgtttttaaaattgtctCTACATATTAACACATTATTTAGTACATGCATAGAATTATTGAAATACGATTTTTCAGACTTGAGCTATAAAAGTAAGGCATTATCACATGACTCTAAAATGTTAATTACgctaataaatacatatcaAAAGCAAGAAAAGTTAGTCATAAATTATAGTaagtacattttatatatagcaAAAAGGTGCATTCTACGTAATAACAGTACGAAAAAAGGTATAATGATGGGTGACAGAGGCAGCCGCATAATAACAGTTGGTGAGTTGTTGACCATCCgaaaattaataagaattcttttaaaatggaaaaatatggATGTAAATATTTCAGTCAAGTTTACCCGATACGAAATgagaaataagaaaaatgtttACAAAATAGAGATAGTAAATCATCGtctaattaaatataattttgtactaaggaaaatttacttttgcaaatataacaataaaattataatatatttacgaAGGCTCTTATCCTTATTGCATCATTCGTATTCCGATGATACGCGCACAAATACAGGTGCAGCTCTGATAAAGGAATATTCTGTGtgtaatgaaaatgaaagtGGACTAAAGGAAAGGAATGTATCTAATGAAgaactaaaaaatatgagGCCTTCTCATAATGCGCTCAGTTCTGTATCTACATTTACAGgttttaatgtaaaaaattgtttGAAGGAACATGAGGAATCAGCTAACATCAAGGAAGTGGAAAATTTGAAGGAAAAGGGGGAAAGCCAAAGTATCAGCGGAATGAGCAGAAGTAGCATCGGTAGAAACGGTAGTAACAGTAGAAGTAGTAATGAAGATGATATTAACAACAACGTAAGCAGCAGTAACAATAGAAACAGTAACGATGGGAACGGTAACGTGAACGCAGCAGGCTTTTCATCCttaaattatgaacaggagttaaatattaatcagctgcaaattataatttatctaaacaatattttaacaaaagaAGTTAACTACAGTGACATGTTGAGAATGCAATCTAAACTTCAGGAAGAACAAATTAATGAGGTATTtcttgaaataaaaaatatttacaattttttagttCCGAAGGATGACTTAGCACAAAAGGAAGCACATAATATAGttcaacataaaaaaaatcatttagCGGAACACGATACGTCAAATGCACATAGAAAGCATTCAAAATTTGTGCATTTTAAAAAGCAGTTATTAAAGGCTTCTTTCCATGATAATATGCACCTAGTAGATGAAGAACCACATAGTGTGAAGCAATACAAGTGTGCAGCGACTCCCCAGAGTGCAGAATTTTTTAGTATAAACCTTAATTTGATTCATGGTAGTAGTAGGAGCACTAGCAGCTGCGGTATCTGTAGCGGTAATAGTACACTTGAATGTCATGGAGCATGTGTTGATGGaatgaaaaatgaacaaGGTGTTAATGACTTGTCCATATGTTGTAGAGATAACGAAGAGAATACAGATGAGAGAGAAACCTTTGAGGAAGAAATAGattatctttttataaaaaaggaaaaaaaaaaattgaaacataaaatgaaacaaaaattgaaacaaaaaatgaaacataaaatgaaacataaaatgaaacaaaaaatgaaacaaaaaataaaaaaaaaaataaaaaaaaaaaataatgtatgtatcttaaaaaatatgataaaaagtATTCTAATCTACCTAGTCAAATACCATGGTAACAGTTGTAAGGAATGTATAACTAAAAGAGTAGAAGTGGAAGAGAGAAGAGAAGAGGAACATCTAAGTGAAGTGCCACAAGGAagaaacaataatataaaggATGAATCagaaataacaaaaagagaaaattcgACGCTCTATGATTTTTTAGAAAGAGAGAAGAAGATCATTGATGAGCttagaaaagaaataaaaaagaaaaataatgttattaatgaaataaacatCAATTTAGAaagagaaaaggaaaagaatcAAGAAATGCATTTACTggttgaaaaagaaaaaattattaatgacGTAATTATGAAAGAGTTACAGAATGAACAGAAAATAAGGAATGAATTGAACCAACAACTGAGAAGAGAAAAGGAGGAAAAGTCGAATATAAGgatagaattaataaaagaaatagaaacgAATAAAAAAGTTTCTAATGAATTGTACGGGAGTAAAAGAATGAACAATGAGTTGGATGAGCAATTAGAAAGTGtaagaaaaatgaacaatGATGGTAGTTCGGAATTACAGGGGGAAAAAGAAGTGAATGGTAGACTAAAGATAGAActggaagaagaaaaagaagtgAATGGTAGACTAAAGATCGAActggaagaagaaaaagaagtgAATGGTAGACTAAAGATCGAActggaagaagaaaaagaaatgagtGGTAGACTAAATACCGAActggaagaagaaaaagaaatgagtGGTAGACTAAATACCGAActggaagaagaaaaagaaatgagtGGTAGACTAAAGACCGAActggaagaagaaaaagaaatgagtGGTAGACTAAAGACCGAActggaagaagaaaaagaaatgagtGGTAGACTAAAGACCGAActggaagaagaaaaagaagtgAATGGTAGACTAAAAATCGAActggaagaagaaaaagaagtgAATGGTAGACTAAAAATCGAActggaagaagaaaaagaagtgAATGGTAGACTAATGATCGAACTagatgaagaaaaagaaatgagtGGTAGACTAAAGACCGAActggaagaagaaaaagtagTGAGTGGAAACCTAAGGATAAAATTAGACAGAGAGAAGGAAGCCTTTGTTGATGTTAGCTTAGCATtagataaggaaaaaaaaaaatatatcgaTATGTGTAAAGAATTagaggaaaaagaagaaatgaaCAACGAATTGAGTACGGAATTGTTGAATGCAAAGAAAGCAAGTGCTGAATCGAACATCGAATTAGAAAGAAGAGTGTATACAGAAATGGAGGAAGAATTAGCCAAAGAAAGAGAAGTTAGCGCACACCTGAGGGTAGAGAAGCAAGCGGAAAAGGAAGCGAAGGATCGCTTGAATGAAGAACTGCAAGCAGTAAAGAAGTTCAGTACTGATTTAAACGTCGAACTGCAGGTTGAGAAAAACAAAACGAAGGAACAGAATGTTAAGATAAAGGAGCAAGAGTCATTAATCGAAAAAATGATGGAGAAATTACAGCATAAGCAAAATAGACTCAAccatatgaaaataaatgagGAAGAAAAGGAAACTAAAGATGGAGCAAAAATAAAGGATGCTTCTGAACAGAGTCAGATGGAAGAAAAGAAAGTAAGAATCGTAAATATGACTATGCAAAATAGTAATGAAAAACATATGAGTAGTGTTAAGAAGGGGTGTAGTAGCAACGGTGACAATGAGGAGGAGCATAGTGAAGAGTACGACAAGCTGTACTATTCATACATAGAAacagtaataaaaaaggaagatttagaaaaagaatatgaatatatgatgAAACACCTTGATGGGAAGATGAACACGTTTGATAAGAATGTAGAATATTTTgacgaaaaaataatacattataaaaatgtatgtaataattatgaacagagatttatatacataagtaaGTATATCAACACGTTTGAAAAAATCATTAGCGATATTGAgaaaattgaatatataaagaaagacattatattacaaaataaaataaataaaataaaaattattttaaaagaaataaatataaatgatccCATTGAAATTGTCGGAACAGACAATTTGTTATTTGATCAAATTTTAgacgaaaaaaataaactattagaaaaatatgaaaatgaggataaggaaaaagtaaaagaaaaagataccCATATGAACGACTTAAAtgatgaattaaaaaaatacatggaTGAACTGAGCTTTAAGACTGTCAATGatcttttctcttttcatttatgtGTTTTAGACGAATTAAATTTGATGAAGAAATATTACAACCAATTAGTGGAAGAGaatgtaatgaaaaatagagaatatgaaaataattttttaaaattaaataaatccttagaaaataaggaaaaagaaattattacatCCAGGGAGAACTGCAAGTCCTTACTGCTAGAAGTGAACAACTTAAAATACATCCTCAATGAATTGTTTGCATGTGAGGTGAGTAAAAAGGGTGTGGAAGTGGACGCTATAAAAGAGGAAGCAACTAAGAAGGAAGTGGGTACTATAAGGGATATGGCAACTGCAAAAGAGACAGCAGCTACAATGGAGATATCCACCATGAACATAACCACAGACGGAGATGAAGTcgatattttcttaaaaaccAATGAAAGAACCTCACTGGTAAGTAATGTTATATCAGAGTATAGTAATAACACAAAAATGGGAAGGAGATCGACAAGGATCaaaagtgaaaataaaaacgaaatagtggaccaaaaaaaaagagaaagatTGGGCGAAAAGATAAGCGAAAAATCGGACGAAAAGATAAGCGAAAAATCGGGCGAAAAGATAAGCGAAAAATCGGGCGAAAAGATAAGCGAAAAATCGGGCGAAAAGATAAGCGAAAAATCGGGCGAAAAGATAAGCGAAAAATCGGGCGAAAAGATAAGCGAAAAATCGGCGAAAAGATAA
- the PmUG01_01022100 gene encoding conserved Plasmodium protein, unknown function, which translates to MNCVVLFVIVVAIVTVLDLYENIPKFYARKLAHMFCGMIILLFDMSIHEEKISTYLCADSCVNQNSYCVYFIYIIAVTSVLRCFYYPFRFGAYADKGIIIYNIIVSLFFFFKLRLYVLTPIFFADPMAAIVGRNFPTYSIYKKKTLQGTLTCFFVSLISLYYVGNYLHILILSLSLCLMELFGGTFDNFLMCFPLFIYMMFFNV; encoded by the exons ATGAATTGTGTTGTTCTGTTTGTTATAGTAGTTGCTATTGTAACTGTACTAGAcctttatgaaaatattccGAAATTTTATGCAAG AAAACTGGCTCACATGTTTTGTGGCATGATCATCTTGCTCTTTGATATGAGTATacatgaagaaaaaatatcaacGTACTTATGTGCTGACAGTTGTGTAAATCAGAACAGCTACTGCGTTTAtttcatatacataatagCAGTTACTTCGGTCTTAAGGTGTTTTTATTATCCTTTTAG GTTTGGTGCTTATGCCGATaaaggaataataatatacaatataattgtgtctttattttttttttttaaattgcgCTTGTATGTTTTAACGCCAATATTTTTTGCCGACCCAATGGCAGCTATAGTGGGAAGGAACTTCCCAACTTATTCcatttataagaaaaaaaca CTACAGGGTACTCTTACTTGCTTCTTCGTATCACTTATATCTCTGTACTACGTTGGTAACTACttgcatattttaattttaagttTATCACTTTGTCTTATGGAATTGTTTGGGGGTACCTTcgacaattttttaatgtgttttccattatttatatacatgatGTTTTTTAATGTGTAA